One Halolamina litorea genomic window carries:
- a CDS encoding PRC-barrel domain-containing protein, translating to MNVDSQEITALVGREVYSNNGVFVGEVEDVRLDLGAQQVTGLALADLNNELFQGNIEAGKGVMVPYRWVRAVGDVILINDIIERLRGPEEAEETLA from the coding sequence ATGAACGTCGATTCCCAAGAGATCACCGCGCTCGTGGGCCGTGAGGTCTACTCCAACAACGGGGTCTTCGTCGGCGAAGTCGAGGATGTACGCCTCGATCTCGGGGCCCAGCAGGTGACGGGGCTCGCGCTGGCGGATCTCAACAACGAGCTGTTCCAAGGCAACATCGAGGCCGGCAAGGGCGTCATGGTCCCCTACCGGTGGGTCCGTGCGGTCGGCGACGTGATCCTGATCAACGACATCATCGAGCGACTCCGCGGCCCCGAAGAAGCCGAGGAGACGCTGGCGTAG